The following proteins are co-located in the Rhodococcus opacus B4 genome:
- a CDS encoding acyl-CoA dehydrogenase family protein — MDLEYDDATLAFRDEVRAFLKATVPAEPLPSMDTAEGFEAHRQWERTLADARLSVVSWPEELGGRDASLLQWVVFEEEYYRSGAPGRVSQNGIFLLAPTLFEHASAEQLARIMPRMARADDIWAQAWSEPESGSDLASLRSTARRVDGGWVLNGQKTWSSRASFADWGFGLFRSDPDAQRHKGITYFMFDLRSPGVTIRPIDQLDGEPGFAEIFLEDVFVPDDPANPGESGVIGGVNEGWRVAMSTASNERGLSLRSPGRFLATVDRLVDLFRDSGRTDDTALRNKVADAWIGARAYQLNTFGTVTRLADGGQLGAESSINKVFWSEWDIATHETALELQGASAELADNWMDGYLFSLSGPIYAGTNEIQKNVIAERLLGLPKADR; from the coding sequence GTGGATCTGGAGTACGACGACGCCACCCTCGCCTTCCGCGACGAGGTCCGGGCCTTCCTGAAGGCCACCGTGCCGGCCGAACCGCTGCCGTCGATGGACACCGCAGAAGGATTCGAGGCGCACCGTCAATGGGAACGCACCCTCGCCGACGCCCGGCTGTCCGTGGTGTCGTGGCCGGAGGAACTCGGCGGACGGGACGCGTCCCTGCTGCAATGGGTGGTGTTCGAGGAGGAGTACTACCGCTCCGGTGCGCCGGGACGCGTCAGCCAGAACGGCATCTTCCTGCTCGCCCCGACCCTGTTCGAGCACGCCAGCGCCGAGCAGTTGGCGCGCATCATGCCGCGGATGGCCCGCGCCGACGACATCTGGGCGCAGGCGTGGTCGGAACCCGAGTCGGGCAGCGACCTCGCGTCGCTGCGCTCCACCGCCCGCCGCGTCGACGGCGGCTGGGTCCTCAACGGACAGAAGACGTGGAGTTCCCGCGCGAGCTTCGCGGACTGGGGTTTCGGTCTGTTCCGGTCTGACCCGGACGCGCAGCGGCACAAGGGAATCACGTACTTCATGTTCGACCTGCGGTCGCCGGGCGTCACCATCCGCCCGATCGATCAGCTCGACGGCGAGCCCGGTTTCGCGGAGATCTTCCTCGAGGATGTCTTCGTTCCGGACGACCCCGCGAACCCCGGTGAGTCGGGCGTGATCGGCGGCGTGAACGAGGGCTGGCGGGTCGCGATGAGCACGGCGTCGAACGAACGCGGGCTGTCGCTGCGCAGTCCGGGCCGCTTTCTCGCGACGGTGGACCGGCTCGTCGACCTGTTCCGCGACAGCGGACGTACCGACGACACCGCCCTGCGGAACAAGGTCGCCGACGCCTGGATCGGCGCCCGCGCGTACCAGCTGAACACGTTCGGCACCGTCACCCGGCTCGCCGACGGCGGGCAACTGGGCGCCGAATCGTCGATCAACAAGGTGTTCTGGTCGGAGTGGGACATCGCCACCCACGAGACTGCCCTCGAGTTGCAGGGCGCCTCCGCCGAGCTCGCGGACAACTGGATGGACGGCTACCTCTTCTCCCTGTCCGGTCCGATCTACGCCGGCACCAACGAGATTCAGAAGAACGTGATCGCCGAGCGGCTGCTCGGCCTACCGAAGGCGGATCGATGA
- a CDS encoding enoyl-CoA hydratase: protein MTVPDEGDVVTYDVRDGVAFVTLNRPDYRNAQNSVMTYALDAAFERAVEDDDVKVIVLAGNGKHFSAGHDIGTPGRDHHVHYDNKAVMWWDHVDKPGGDQRYAREMEVYLGMCRRWREIPKPTIAMIQGACIAGGLMLAWVCDLIVASDDAFFSDPVVRMGIPGVEYFAHPWMLGPRFAKEILFTGDRFTAQRAYEVGMVNHVVPRENLETETLAIAGRIAAMPRFGLALTKKAVNQCEDQMGMRNGMDSVFGLHHFAHAHNAEVDTDSLGGMDAKSMAASARNENGAK from the coding sequence ATGACGGTTCCGGACGAGGGTGACGTCGTCACCTACGACGTGCGCGACGGTGTCGCATTCGTGACGCTCAACCGCCCCGACTACCGCAACGCCCAGAACTCGGTGATGACGTACGCCCTCGACGCCGCATTCGAGCGGGCCGTCGAGGACGACGACGTGAAGGTGATCGTCCTCGCCGGCAACGGCAAGCACTTCAGCGCCGGGCACGACATCGGCACCCCGGGCCGGGACCATCACGTCCACTACGACAACAAGGCCGTCATGTGGTGGGACCACGTGGACAAGCCCGGCGGCGACCAGCGCTATGCCCGCGAGATGGAGGTCTATCTCGGGATGTGCCGGCGGTGGCGGGAGATCCCGAAGCCGACGATCGCGATGATCCAGGGCGCCTGCATCGCCGGCGGCCTGATGCTGGCGTGGGTGTGCGACCTGATCGTGGCGTCGGACGACGCGTTCTTCTCCGATCCGGTCGTACGTATGGGCATTCCCGGGGTCGAGTACTTCGCGCACCCGTGGATGCTGGGACCGCGGTTCGCGAAGGAAATCCTCTTCACCGGTGATCGATTCACCGCGCAGCGGGCGTACGAGGTGGGCATGGTCAACCACGTCGTGCCGCGCGAGAACCTCGAGACGGAAACCCTGGCGATCGCCGGCCGCATCGCCGCGATGCCCCGGTTCGGTCTCGCGCTCACCAAGAAGGCCGTCAACCAGTGCGAGGACCAGATGGGTATGCGTAACGGCATGGATTCGGTGTTCGGCCTGCATCATTTCGCGCACGCACACAACGCCGAGGTCGACACCGACTCCCTCGGCGGCATGGACGCCAAGTCGATGGCAGCGAGCGCCCGCAACGAGAACGGGGCCAAGTAA
- the fadD3 gene encoding 3-[(3aS,4S,7aS)-7a-methyl-1,5-dioxo-octahydro-1H-inden-4-yl]propanoyl:CoA ligase: MTEHPRTIPSAVTHAAREYGELLAVSDGDVRLTFTQLHDRVRDFAAALCSQGVRPGDHVAVWSPNTYHWVVAALGIHYAGATLVPINTRYTAPEALDLLERTKATALVVAGMFLGTDRYAALRDASGTLDLPTVVRVPVDGGDAPTPGVVDFDDFLALAGDDTRAEADARAAAVSPDDVSDVMFTSGTTGRSKGVMSAHRQSVGIARAWGECAEVTPEDNYLIINPFFHTFGYKAGFLVCLLNGVTVVPMAVFDVPKVMATVHDEQITVLPGAPTIFQSILDHPDRPEYDLSSLRVAITGAAAVPVALVERMQSELSFDAVLTAYGQTEAVVVTMCRTDDDPVTVSTTSGRAIPGMEVRIGDHGEILVRGENVMLGYLDDPESTAKTIDADGWLHTGDVGTLDDRGYVDITDRLKDMYISGGFNVYPAEVENALARLDGVAESAVIGVPDQRMGEVGRAFVVAKAGTALAEDDVIAFCKERLAGFKVPRSVRFVDSLPRNPSGKVMKNVLREEKK, encoded by the coding sequence GTGACCGAACATCCGAGAACCATCCCGTCCGCCGTCACCCACGCCGCGCGTGAGTACGGCGAGCTTCTGGCGGTGTCCGACGGCGACGTCCGTCTGACCTTCACACAACTGCACGACCGTGTCCGCGATTTCGCCGCCGCACTCTGCTCTCAAGGCGTGCGACCGGGCGATCACGTCGCGGTGTGGTCGCCCAACACGTATCACTGGGTGGTCGCGGCGCTCGGCATCCACTACGCCGGCGCGACACTCGTCCCGATCAACACCCGCTACACCGCGCCCGAGGCCCTCGACCTGCTCGAACGCACCAAGGCCACCGCGCTGGTGGTCGCGGGCATGTTCCTCGGCACCGACCGCTACGCGGCCCTGCGGGATGCATCGGGCACCCTCGACCTGCCGACGGTCGTCCGCGTTCCCGTCGACGGCGGCGACGCCCCGACCCCGGGTGTCGTCGACTTCGACGACTTCCTCGCCCTCGCCGGCGACGACACCCGCGCCGAGGCCGACGCCCGCGCGGCCGCCGTCTCCCCCGACGACGTCTCCGACGTGATGTTCACGTCGGGCACGACGGGCCGGAGCAAGGGTGTGATGAGCGCGCACCGCCAGTCGGTGGGCATCGCGCGGGCGTGGGGCGAATGCGCCGAGGTGACGCCGGAGGACAACTACCTCATCATCAACCCGTTCTTCCACACCTTCGGCTACAAGGCCGGATTCCTGGTGTGCCTGCTGAACGGGGTCACGGTGGTGCCGATGGCGGTGTTCGACGTGCCGAAGGTGATGGCGACCGTGCACGACGAGCAGATCACCGTGCTGCCCGGCGCGCCCACGATCTTCCAATCGATCCTCGACCACCCCGACCGCCCCGAGTACGACCTGTCCAGCCTGCGGGTCGCGATCACCGGAGCGGCCGCGGTCCCCGTCGCGCTGGTGGAACGCATGCAGTCGGAACTGAGTTTCGACGCCGTCCTCACCGCCTACGGCCAGACCGAGGCCGTCGTGGTCACGATGTGCCGGACCGACGACGACCCGGTAACCGTCTCCACGACGTCCGGTCGTGCCATCCCCGGGATGGAGGTCCGGATCGGCGACCACGGCGAGATCCTGGTGCGCGGCGAGAACGTGATGCTCGGCTATCTCGACGACCCCGAATCGACGGCCAAGACCATCGACGCGGACGGCTGGCTGCACACGGGCGACGTCGGCACCCTCGACGACCGCGGCTACGTCGACATCACCGACCGCCTCAAGGACATGTACATCTCCGGCGGGTTCAACGTGTATCCCGCTGAGGTGGAGAACGCCCTTGCCAGGCTCGACGGCGTCGCGGAGTCTGCCGTCATCGGTGTTCCCGACCAGCGGATGGGCGAGGTCGGGCGCGCGTTCGTCGTGGCGAAGGCGGGTACCGCGCTCGCCGAGGACGACGTGATCGCGTTCTGCAAGGAGCGACTCGCGGGCTTCAAGGTGCCCCGCTCGGTGCGCTTCGTCGACTCCCTCCCCCGGAACCCCTCCGGGAAGGTCATGAAAAACGTTCTGCGTGAGGAGAAGAAATGA
- a CDS encoding acyl-CoA dehydrogenase family protein — MDQSESPDGLITDDDFAESVRTWLNDNLTGDFARLKGKGGPGSEHEFFEERLAWDRHLAAAGWTCLGWPKEYGGRGATLAQQVVFHQEYAKAGAPARVSHVGEELLGPTLIAFGTEEQKRRFLPGINTVSELWAQGYSEPGAGSDLANVATTARRDGDKWVINGQKVWTSLAHVAQWAFVLCRTEPGSKRHQGLSFLLVPLDQPGVTVRPIQQLTGTSEFNEVFFDDAVTDADLVVGEPGDGWRVAMGLLTFERGVSTLGQQIGFARELQGVVDLAKATGAASDPNIREKIARAWVGLRVMRAHALRTLEAVDAGTSGPEASVAKLLWANWHRDLGQLAMEVQGASSLLAPVAPSSDIADPEHLELGEWQRLFLFTRADTIYGGSNEIQRNIISERVLGLPREARP, encoded by the coding sequence GTGGACCAGAGCGAGAGCCCGGACGGGCTGATCACCGACGACGACTTCGCCGAGAGCGTCAGAACGTGGCTGAACGACAACCTGACCGGCGACTTCGCCCGGCTGAAGGGCAAGGGTGGCCCCGGGAGCGAGCACGAGTTCTTCGAGGAACGGCTCGCGTGGGACCGGCACCTGGCTGCCGCCGGGTGGACGTGCCTGGGCTGGCCGAAGGAATACGGCGGGCGCGGAGCCACGCTCGCGCAGCAGGTCGTGTTCCATCAGGAATACGCGAAGGCGGGGGCGCCGGCGCGGGTCAGTCACGTAGGCGAGGAACTGCTCGGGCCGACGCTCATCGCGTTCGGCACCGAGGAGCAGAAGCGTCGCTTCCTCCCCGGAATCAACACGGTCTCCGAACTGTGGGCGCAGGGGTACTCGGAGCCGGGCGCCGGTTCCGACCTCGCGAACGTCGCGACCACCGCACGCCGCGACGGCGACAAATGGGTGATCAACGGACAGAAGGTATGGACGTCGCTCGCGCACGTCGCCCAGTGGGCATTCGTGCTGTGCCGCACGGAACCGGGCTCGAAGCGGCACCAGGGCCTGAGCTTCCTGCTGGTGCCACTCGACCAGCCCGGCGTCACCGTCCGACCGATCCAGCAACTCACCGGCACGTCCGAGTTCAACGAGGTGTTCTTCGACGACGCCGTCACCGACGCGGATCTGGTGGTCGGCGAGCCCGGCGACGGCTGGCGGGTCGCGATGGGACTGCTCACGTTCGAACGCGGCGTGTCCACGCTCGGGCAGCAGATCGGATTCGCCCGCGAACTGCAGGGCGTCGTCGACCTCGCGAAAGCGACCGGCGCAGCATCGGACCCGAACATTCGCGAGAAGATCGCCCGCGCCTGGGTGGGGCTACGGGTGATGCGCGCCCACGCCCTGCGCACCCTCGAGGCGGTCGACGCCGGAACATCCGGGCCCGAGGCGTCCGTCGCGAAACTGCTGTGGGCCAACTGGCACCGCGACCTCGGTCAGCTGGCGATGGAGGTGCAGGGTGCGTCGTCGCTCCTCGCCCCGGTCGCGCCGTCGTCCGACATCGCCGATCCCGAACACCTCGAACTCGGCGAATGGCAGCGGCTGTTCCTGTTCACCCGCGCCGACACCATCTACGGCGGATCCAACGAGATCCAGCGCAACATCATCTCCGAGCGCGTGCTCGGACTTCCCCGAGAGGCACGACCGTGA
- a CDS encoding SDR family oxidoreductase encodes MTDTSPLATAPVETPGHDLLKGKKVVVTAAAGTGIGFASARRALLEGADVLVSDWHERRLLETRDKLAAEFPGQVVEALTCDVSSTEQVDALIAGAADALGRIDVLVNNAGLGGETPLVDMTDEEWDRVLDITLNGTFRATRAALRYFKGVEHNGVLVNNASVLGWRAQHSQAHYAAAKAGVMALTRCSAIEAAEYGVRINAVAPSIARHAFLAKVTSEELLDKLASDEAFGRAAEVWEIAATIAMLASDYTTYLTGEVVSISSQRA; translated from the coding sequence GTGACCGACACTTCACCACTCGCCACCGCGCCCGTCGAGACGCCGGGACACGACCTGCTGAAAGGGAAGAAGGTCGTCGTCACCGCGGCCGCCGGCACCGGCATCGGGTTCGCGTCCGCACGTCGCGCCCTGCTCGAGGGCGCCGACGTCCTGGTGTCCGACTGGCACGAGCGGCGTCTGCTCGAGACAAGGGACAAACTGGCCGCCGAGTTCCCCGGACAGGTGGTCGAGGCGCTGACGTGCGACGTTTCCAGCACGGAGCAGGTGGACGCCCTGATCGCCGGGGCGGCCGATGCGCTGGGCCGGATCGACGTCCTCGTCAACAACGCCGGACTCGGCGGCGAGACCCCGCTCGTCGACATGACCGACGAGGAATGGGATCGCGTCCTCGACATCACGCTGAACGGAACGTTCCGGGCCACCCGCGCCGCGCTGCGCTATTTCAAGGGGGTCGAGCACAACGGTGTGCTGGTCAACAATGCGTCCGTCCTCGGGTGGCGGGCTCAGCACTCGCAGGCGCACTACGCGGCGGCGAAGGCGGGCGTCATGGCGCTGACCCGGTGCAGCGCGATCGAGGCTGCGGAGTACGGGGTCCGGATCAATGCCGTCGCACCGTCCATCGCGCGGCACGCGTTCCTCGCGAAGGTGACCAGTGAGGAACTCCTCGACAAGCTGGCGTCCGACGAGGCCTTCGGCCGAGCCGCCGAGGTGTGGGAGATCGCCGCCACCATCGCCATGCTCGCCAGCGACTACACCACCTACCTCACCGGCGAGGTCGTGTCGATCTCGTCGCAGAGGGCGTAG
- a CDS encoding TetR/AcrR family transcriptional regulator — MTPPQGTDDSANKTGRRAELLDIAATLFAERGLRATTVRDIADAAGILSGSLYHHFDSKESMVDEILRGFLDDLFGKYREIVASGLDARATLEALVTTSYEAIDASHSAVAIYQDEVKHLVANERFAYLSELNTEFRELWMGVLETGVKDGTFRADIDVELAFRFLRDTAWVAVRWYRPGGSVTVDTVAKQYLSIVLDGLASP, encoded by the coding sequence ATGACTCCACCCCAGGGCACCGACGATTCGGCAAACAAGACCGGACGCAGGGCCGAACTCCTCGACATCGCGGCCACCCTGTTCGCCGAGCGCGGCCTGCGGGCCACCACGGTCCGCGACATCGCCGACGCCGCAGGCATCCTGTCAGGCAGCCTGTACCACCACTTCGATTCCAAGGAATCGATGGTCGACGAGATCCTACGGGGCTTCCTCGACGACCTGTTCGGCAAGTACCGCGAGATCGTCGCGTCCGGACTCGACGCTCGCGCGACCCTCGAAGCTCTGGTCACCACGTCGTACGAGGCGATCGACGCGTCGCATTCGGCGGTCGCGATCTATCAGGACGAGGTGAAGCACCTCGTCGCCAACGAGCGTTTCGCGTACCTGTCCGAACTGAACACCGAGTTCCGCGAGCTGTGGATGGGTGTGCTCGAGACGGGGGTGAAGGACGGCACGTTCCGGGCCGACATCGACGTCGAGCTCGCCTTCCGCTTCCTCCGCGACACCGCCTGGGTCGCCGTCCGCTGGTACCGGCCCGGCGGTTCGGTCACGGTCGACACCGTGGCCAAGCAGTACCTCTCGATCGTCCTCGACGGACTTGCGAGTCCCTGA
- a CDS encoding acetyl-CoA C-acetyltransferase yields the protein MTEAYIVDAVRTPIGKKNGGLSGVHPADLGAHVIKAIVERTGIDPAGVDDVVFGCVDAIGGQAGNIARTAWLAAGYPEEVPGVTVDRQCGSSQQAVHFGAQAILSGTADLIVAGGVQNMSQIPIASAMVVGQQYGFDTPFGGSTGWTERYGDQEVSQFNGAELIADKWDISREELERWALQSHERARTAIAAGRFDREIVPVGDFTTDEGPRETSLEKMASLKTLTDGGRLTAAVASQISDGASAVLLASPEAVERYGLTPRARIHHLSARGADPIFMLSAPIPATRYALEKTGLSIDDIDLVEINEAFAPVVLAWIKEIGADPAKVNVNGGAIALGHPLGATGTKLMATLLNELERTGGRYGLQTICEGGGTANATIIERL from the coding sequence ATGACCGAGGCCTACATCGTCGACGCCGTTCGCACCCCGATCGGCAAGAAGAACGGTGGCCTGTCCGGCGTGCACCCCGCAGACCTGGGTGCGCACGTCATCAAGGCGATCGTCGAGCGCACGGGCATCGACCCGGCCGGTGTCGACGACGTCGTCTTCGGTTGCGTCGACGCCATCGGCGGGCAGGCCGGCAACATCGCCCGCACCGCGTGGCTCGCCGCCGGCTACCCGGAGGAGGTCCCCGGTGTCACCGTCGACCGGCAGTGCGGGTCGAGTCAGCAGGCCGTGCACTTCGGGGCGCAGGCGATCCTGAGCGGCACCGCCGACCTGATCGTCGCGGGCGGTGTGCAGAACATGAGCCAGATCCCGATCGCGTCGGCGATGGTGGTCGGGCAGCAGTACGGATTCGACACCCCGTTCGGCGGGTCCACGGGCTGGACGGAACGCTACGGCGACCAGGAGGTGTCGCAGTTCAACGGCGCCGAACTGATCGCCGACAAGTGGGACATCAGCCGCGAGGAACTCGAACGCTGGGCACTGCAGAGCCACGAGCGGGCCCGGACGGCGATCGCCGCGGGTCGCTTCGACCGCGAGATCGTGCCGGTGGGGGATTTCACCACCGACGAGGGTCCCCGCGAGACCAGCCTCGAGAAGATGGCCTCGCTGAAGACCCTCACCGACGGCGGACGCCTCACGGCCGCGGTCGCGAGCCAGATCTCCGACGGCGCGAGCGCGGTGCTGCTGGCCTCACCGGAAGCGGTCGAGCGGTACGGCCTGACGCCCCGCGCCCGCATCCACCACCTCAGCGCCCGCGGCGCCGACCCGATCTTCATGCTCAGCGCCCCGATTCCCGCGACCCGGTACGCGCTGGAGAAGACCGGCCTGAGCATCGACGACATCGACCTGGTCGAGATCAACGAGGCATTCGCGCCGGTCGTCCTCGCGTGGATCAAGGAGATCGGCGCCGACCCGGCGAAGGTGAACGTCAACGGCGGCGCGATCGCCCTCGGCCACCCCCTCGGTGCGACCGGCACGAAGCTGATGGCGACGCTCCTCAACGAACTCGAGCGCACCGGCGGCCGCTACGGACTCCAGACGATCTGTGAGGGCGGCGGCACCGCGAACGCCACCATCATCGAACGCCTGTGA